In the Magnetospira sp. QH-2 genome, one interval contains:
- a CDS encoding ABC transporter ATP-binding protein — MPRIRFDSVEKSYGPVQVLPPFDLEFDDGEFTVLVGPSGCGKSTTLRMLAGLEDLTSGEIWFDDKPISKLEPKDRDIAMVFQDYALYPHMNIAKNMSFALRLQKVAKATIDERVARVAGMLGIEQLLARKPGELSGGQRQRVAMGRALVRDSSTFLFDEPLSNLDAKLRAKMRTELAEMRNTLDKNMVYVTHDQVEAMTLGDRIVVMAHGLVQQEGSAETLFKEPANKFVAGFIGSPTMNFLEAELIETNGTLAAQGEGFLLDLSQSMRQRLDHASGRKVTLGIRPSSVKPTEEGDAAGIQISLYVKLAEYLGAHSVLVTLCGTQELLVELRSSARFDIGQTVNFSVDPKNIMVFDDKTEFRL, encoded by the coding sequence GTGCCGAGAATTCGCTTCGATTCCGTGGAAAAAAGCTACGGACCCGTTCAAGTCCTTCCCCCGTTCGATTTGGAATTCGATGACGGTGAATTCACCGTTCTCGTTGGGCCATCCGGCTGCGGAAAGTCCACCACCTTGCGCATGCTGGCGGGGCTGGAAGATCTCACCAGTGGCGAGATCTGGTTCGATGATAAACCAATCAGCAAGCTGGAGCCCAAAGACCGGGACATCGCCATGGTGTTTCAGGACTACGCGCTCTATCCCCACATGAACATCGCCAAGAACATGTCCTTTGCCCTGCGCCTGCAAAAGGTGGCGAAGGCCACCATCGACGAGCGCGTGGCACGGGTCGCAGGCATGCTGGGAATCGAGCAATTGCTGGCCCGCAAGCCGGGCGAGCTTTCCGGCGGTCAGCGTCAGCGTGTCGCCATGGGCCGCGCCCTGGTGCGGGATTCCTCCACGTTTTTGTTCGATGAGCCGCTATCCAATCTGGATGCCAAGCTGCGGGCAAAAATGCGCACCGAGTTGGCCGAGATGCGCAATACCCTCGACAAGAACATGGTCTATGTGACCCATGACCAGGTGGAAGCCATGACTTTGGGGGACCGGATCGTGGTCATGGCCCATGGATTGGTGCAGCAGGAAGGCTCGGCGGAAACCTTGTTCAAGGAACCGGCCAACAAGTTCGTCGCTGGGTTCATCGGCAGCCCGACAATGAATTTCCTCGAAGCGGAATTGATCGAGACCAATGGCACCCTGGCCGCCCAGGGCGAGGGGTTCCTGTTGGATCTTTCCCAATCCATGCGGCAACGTCTGGACCATGCGAGCGGGCGCAAAGTCACGCTGGGCATTCGACCGTCATCGGTGAAGCCGACCGAGGAAGGCGATGCGGCGGGAATACAGATCTCTCTTTACGTCAAACTCGCCGAGTATCTTGGAGCCCATTCGGTGCTGGTCACCCTCTGCGGGACCCAGGAGCTCTTGGTGGAACTGCGCAGTTCGGCACGATTTGACATCGGCCAGACAGTGAATTTCTCGGTCGATCCCAAGAATATCATGGTGTTCGACGACAAGACCGAATTCAGGCTCTAA